Genomic DNA from Candidatus Rhabdochlamydia sp. T3358:
GAAGGAAAAATCCTTGAATTTAAGGAAAATACCAAATCCTTACAGAAAATTATTCAAACTATTGTGGCTTTTGCAAACACTGTAGGGGGGACTTTGATTATTGGTAAACTCAACAGCATTAGAAAAAAGACATTACAGATAATCAATTCATTGAAATTTTCTCATATCTTCTGCTAAGATCCCTGCTCATATGCAACCTACATCAAGCTTTTTAACACAAAATGCAAAAGACATCCTAAAGGCTCGTCATCGTCAGGAACGAGATA
This window encodes:
- a CDS encoding ATP-binding protein, whose product is MLEELLTKEEGKILEFKENTKSLQKIIQTIVAFANTVGGTLIIGKLNSIRKKTLQIINSLKFSHIFC